A genomic segment from Polyangium mundeleinium encodes:
- a CDS encoding type VI secretion system baseplate subunit TssF — MAEAETLNSLFLEELSALDAFAARREAEGALSLGAEDPDVRRILEAQAFFSARTRAAAQRATAAAVRRIAAGTLDELLVPAPASMMVECVVGEERVEPAVLPRGTLLRAMSAEGKVGLFSMMRPLAILPIDVTGARLVEQNRRLFVRIRLRARRSWKNAATLSFYVRRLDDYRASLALHDALSRHLTRAFAVAGADGPEITCRVSFGAPRATALEDGDDRGPLARIRSFFHLPEQELFVQVELPQTRAPWDTLDLFLELDEEFPTSLSISNDTFRMHVVPVENAWVDFAEPILWDGTRTTAPVRSPSPLLEGVEPAGVRGVYKASDRGLVPILPAALAQDGDTYEIEEGDGVTELKLSIDGAFEQPCKVLAEARFSQPVLWSASPGKVALGLQTRHLPGVSFRLVGSMRAPAESPLAHDPARCLDVLSLRMRPALGRRDLVGMLEILGASGDGAYRGFATLVDELDSREAPDPARRAGGIRRVYRLAVRQRSPEEAPLVRRLSAQIAALLDAWTEEPVDVEITTRPMAGQRALAGGTKA; from the coding sequence ATGGCAGAGGCCGAGACCTTGAATTCGCTCTTCCTGGAGGAACTGTCCGCGCTCGACGCGTTCGCCGCGCGCCGCGAGGCCGAGGGCGCGCTCTCGCTCGGGGCCGAAGATCCCGACGTGCGCCGGATCCTCGAAGCGCAGGCCTTCTTTTCGGCGAGGACACGCGCCGCGGCCCAGCGCGCGACGGCCGCAGCCGTCCGTCGCATCGCCGCGGGTACGCTCGACGAGCTGCTCGTGCCGGCGCCCGCGTCGATGATGGTCGAATGCGTGGTCGGCGAGGAGCGCGTCGAGCCCGCGGTCCTGCCGCGAGGCACGTTGCTCCGCGCGATGTCGGCCGAGGGCAAGGTCGGGCTCTTTTCGATGATGCGACCGCTCGCGATCCTGCCGATCGACGTCACGGGCGCGCGGCTCGTCGAGCAGAACCGGCGGCTCTTCGTGCGGATTCGCCTCCGCGCGCGGCGCTCCTGGAAAAACGCGGCCACACTCTCGTTTTACGTGCGGCGCCTCGACGATTACCGCGCGTCCCTCGCGCTGCACGACGCGCTCTCCCGCCACCTCACGCGTGCCTTTGCCGTCGCCGGCGCGGACGGGCCCGAGATCACCTGTCGTGTGTCGTTCGGCGCCCCGCGCGCGACCGCCCTCGAAGACGGCGACGATCGCGGCCCGCTCGCCCGCATTCGCTCGTTTTTCCACCTGCCCGAGCAGGAGCTTTTCGTGCAGGTCGAGCTCCCGCAGACCCGCGCCCCGTGGGACACGCTCGACCTCTTCCTGGAGCTCGACGAGGAGTTCCCCACGAGTTTGTCGATCTCGAACGATACGTTCCGCATGCACGTCGTGCCCGTGGAGAACGCGTGGGTCGATTTCGCCGAGCCGATCCTCTGGGACGGCACGCGGACGACGGCGCCCGTACGTTCGCCCTCGCCGCTGCTCGAAGGCGTCGAGCCCGCGGGGGTGCGCGGGGTCTACAAGGCGTCGGATCGTGGGCTCGTGCCGATTCTGCCCGCGGCGCTCGCGCAGGACGGCGATACGTACGAGATCGAAGAAGGCGACGGGGTGACGGAGCTCAAGCTCTCGATCGACGGCGCCTTCGAGCAGCCCTGCAAGGTGCTCGCGGAAGCGCGTTTTTCGCAACCGGTGCTCTGGTCGGCGTCGCCGGGCAAGGTCGCGCTCGGCTTGCAAACGCGGCATTTGCCGGGCGTCTCGTTCCGGCTCGTGGGCAGCATGCGCGCGCCCGCGGAGAGCCCGCTCGCGCACGATCCGGCGCGGTGCCTCGACGTGCTCTCGCTCCGCATGCGGCCGGCGCTCGGGCGGCGGGATCTCGTGGGGATGCTGGAGATCCTCGGCGCGAGCGGGGACGGGGCGTATCGAGGGTTTGCCACGCTCGTCGACGAGCTCGATTCGCGCGAGGCGCCGGATCCGGCCCGGCGCGCGGGAGGCATTCGGCGCGTGTATCGGCTCGCGGTGCGGCAAAGGAGCCCTGAGGAGGCGCCGCTCGTGCGGCGACTTTCGGCGCAGATCGCCGCGCTCCTCGACGCGTGGACGGAGGAACCCGTGGACGTGGAGATCACGACGCGCCCGATGGCGGGCCAGCGCGCGCTCGCAGGAGGGACGAAGGCATGA
- a CDS encoding P63C domain-containing protein translates to MSDEKKKRAGEARWKGVPDEAKKVLVSQAAHARWKKNADDVRVADYPGTIELAGFTLKCAVLDDATRVLSERSVSAALDHQRHPADYERKQVAAGSGQEILPAFMPSVVANFLPPAVRAQLANPIRYQWQKGFGIPAIGVKADLLADVCEAFLAAREAGLLPAEELGTARAADRLIRALARVAIIALIDEATGYQVVRDRDELQKLLSKYVSEEHRTWMQTFPNEFYVELFRLRNVKTDDIRKKPQYFGKLTNDLVYSRLLPGMLPKLDSVNPVNAQGRRARKHHQHLLDQGEEHLKRHLAGLVYLMRSSANWTEFMKAVNRAAPVQSEAEPVGVVDNTDEETD, encoded by the coding sequence ATGTCCGACGAAAAGAAGAAAAGAGCAGGGGAAGCCCGTTGGAAGGGTGTTCCTGATGAGGCGAAGAAGGTGCTCGTATCACAAGCCGCTCACGCACGCTGGAAGAAGAACGCCGACGACGTACGTGTGGCCGACTACCCTGGCACGATCGAGCTTGCCGGCTTCACTCTGAAATGCGCCGTGCTCGATGACGCGACGCGTGTGCTTTCTGAACGAAGCGTGTCCGCCGCGTTGGATCACCAGAGGCACCCAGCGGATTACGAGCGGAAGCAGGTGGCGGCAGGGAGCGGGCAAGAGATCCTGCCGGCGTTCATGCCATCGGTTGTGGCAAACTTTCTCCCGCCTGCCGTCAGAGCACAACTCGCCAACCCGATTCGCTATCAGTGGCAGAAAGGCTTCGGCATCCCGGCGATCGGCGTAAAGGCCGACCTGCTCGCGGACGTCTGCGAAGCGTTCCTCGCAGCCCGCGAGGCTGGCTTGCTTCCAGCCGAAGAGCTAGGGACGGCACGCGCTGCGGATCGGCTCATTAGAGCGCTCGCGCGCGTTGCCATCATTGCTTTGATTGATGAGGCGACAGGCTATCAGGTCGTTCGCGACAGAGACGAACTGCAAAAGCTGCTTTCGAAATATGTGTCCGAGGAACACCGAACGTGGATGCAGACGTTTCCAAATGAGTTCTACGTCGAGCTATTCCGCTTGCGCAACGTGAAGACGGACGACATTCGCAAGAAGCCGCAATATTTCGGCAAGCTGACGAACGACTTGGTATACAGCAGACTTCTGCCCGGCATGCTGCCGAAGCTCGACAGCGTGAACCCGGTCAACGCGCAGGGGCGACGCGCGCGCAAGCACCATCAACATCTGCTGGACCAGGGCGAGGAACACCTGAAACGCCATCTTGCTGGTCTTGTCTATTTGATGCGGTCTAGCGCCAACTGGACCGAATTCATGAAAGCCGTGAATCGTGCTGCGCCGGTCCAGTCCGAAGCCGAGCCCGTGGGGGTGGTCGACAACACGGACGAAGAAACCGACTAA
- the tssK gene encoding type VI secretion system baseplate subunit TssK, with protein MAALARPKWRIGQVLLPEHFLGLEDALSAEAALRASLIGLPLTGIARLEWNGDDPKNGVLWVSGLSAVLPDGALVDVPGNARLSAPLDLKAVGRRRVEVFAHVLPPDDEGNAEGALEPPSPKEIPRVFLRVVLSAEASIEGSIGRAELGHFEVTTGGQFRLSAEFIPPLVRLGSTPYLAPRLTRLRGELAEIEGALDDLALEAVARGDSAAPLFRVRVEARKLGGLLDDMDRGVHLHPYPVYSALRNFALELGLLDERAAPFSAPPYDHHDLARIFGVVCDEISARARVPTPEEPAISFVSENGRLVAGDLPPESLGATELYVVVLKNRTADKLPLEGTVLSSPGRLRLVREHALRGMRLVYSPNPPFRHRFGGPVDFYRIVGAGSSAGDDAREWGAVLRERAICFLMPKELEGLQVLLSWRRS; from the coding sequence GTGGCGGCGCTGGCAAGGCCGAAATGGCGGATCGGGCAGGTCCTGCTCCCCGAGCATTTCCTCGGTCTCGAGGACGCGCTCTCGGCCGAAGCCGCGCTGCGGGCGAGCCTCATCGGTTTGCCCCTCACCGGGATCGCGCGGCTCGAATGGAACGGCGACGATCCCAAGAATGGCGTGCTCTGGGTGTCGGGCCTCTCTGCCGTCCTGCCGGACGGGGCGCTCGTGGACGTGCCCGGCAATGCCCGCCTCAGCGCGCCGCTCGATCTCAAGGCCGTCGGGCGGCGCCGCGTCGAGGTGTTCGCCCACGTCTTGCCTCCGGACGACGAGGGGAACGCGGAGGGGGCGCTCGAACCGCCCTCGCCCAAGGAAATTCCGCGCGTCTTCCTCCGCGTCGTGCTCTCGGCCGAGGCGAGCATCGAAGGCAGCATCGGCCGGGCGGAGCTCGGTCATTTCGAGGTCACGACCGGGGGGCAATTCCGCCTCTCGGCCGAATTCATCCCGCCGCTCGTGCGGCTCGGCTCCACGCCTTACCTCGCGCCGCGCCTCACGCGCCTGCGCGGCGAGCTCGCCGAGATCGAAGGCGCGCTCGACGATCTCGCGCTCGAGGCCGTGGCGCGCGGGGATTCGGCGGCGCCGCTCTTTCGCGTGCGTGTCGAGGCCCGCAAGCTCGGCGGGTTGCTCGACGACATGGACCGCGGCGTCCACCTGCACCCGTATCCGGTCTATTCGGCATTGCGCAATTTCGCGCTCGAGCTCGGCCTGCTCGACGAGCGGGCCGCGCCGTTCTCGGCTCCTCCTTACGACCATCACGATCTCGCTCGCATCTTCGGCGTCGTATGCGACGAGATCTCGGCGCGCGCCCGTGTGCCCACGCCCGAGGAGCCGGCGATCTCGTTCGTCTCCGAGAATGGGCGCCTCGTCGCGGGGGATCTCCCGCCGGAGTCCCTCGGCGCGACCGAGCTTTACGTGGTGGTCCTCAAGAATCGGACTGCGGACAAGCTGCCGCTCGAAGGCACGGTGCTTTCGAGCCCGGGGCGGCTCCGCCTCGTGCGCGAGCACGCGCTCCGCGGCATGCGCCTCGTGTATTCGCCGAACCCGCCGTTCCGGCATCGGTTCGGCGGGCCGGTGGATTTTTATCGGATCGTGGGGGCGGGCTCGTCGGCGGGCGACGACGCGCGCGAGTGGGGGGCCGTGCTCCGGGAGCGGGCGATCTGTTTTTTGATGCCCAAGGAGCTCGAGGGCTTGCAGGTGCTGCTCTCCTGGAGGCGGTCGTGA
- a CDS encoding type VI secretion lipoprotein TssJ — protein sequence MQGHAFLCGLTALLAAALGVGCASSKGSQVELVLRPAADANGARSVYVLARAIDEKTFGAESYESVAARVTTPDASVQTSVVVLPGQAKVIQVPVPEKGTLAIYALLERPDRDAWRVLLSSPPPEKLEVRIERSRLCRVSKSGEVCVPESP from the coding sequence GTGCAAGGCCACGCCTTCCTCTGCGGCCTGACCGCGCTTCTCGCCGCGGCGCTCGGGGTCGGCTGCGCGTCGTCGAAGGGTTCCCAGGTGGAGCTCGTGCTCCGCCCGGCGGCCGACGCGAATGGCGCGCGCTCCGTGTACGTGCTCGCCCGCGCCATCGACGAGAAGACGTTCGGCGCGGAGTCGTACGAGTCTGTCGCGGCACGGGTGACCACGCCCGACGCGTCGGTGCAGACCTCGGTGGTGGTGCTGCCCGGGCAGGCGAAGGTGATCCAGGTGCCCGTGCCGGAGAAGGGGACGCTCGCGATTTACGCGCTCCTCGAAAGGCCGGACCGCGATGCGTGGCGGGTGCTTCTGTCGTCACCGCCGCCGGAGAAGCTCGAGGTGCGGATCGAGCGGAGCAGGCTTTGCCGCGTCTCGAAATCGGGCGAGGTTTGCGTGCCGGAATCGCCCTGA
- a CDS encoding DotU family type IV/VI secretion system protein, whose amino-acid sequence MSATGTLDTRAFAEIVACIEDTGRILDAAVRNNKTRDVETLRAKLRKRLDDLDAKLDKIVSPATMEGVLVPLVVFLDERVQTRLAREGDPESPPWPLLQWDLLGETNGGDEFFEHAALLTPESKPEPLVVATYLHCLECGFVGRHFDEPQEIRAWKEKLARCLPRSEAPAKTAAASTVRARPALRYALLALGVAAGFHAVFALASLLW is encoded by the coding sequence ATGAGCGCGACGGGCACGCTCGATACCCGCGCGTTCGCGGAGATCGTCGCCTGCATCGAGGACACCGGGCGGATCCTCGACGCGGCCGTGCGAAACAACAAGACACGTGACGTCGAGACGCTCCGGGCCAAGCTCCGGAAAAGGCTCGACGACCTCGACGCGAAGCTCGACAAGATCGTATCGCCGGCCACCATGGAGGGCGTCCTGGTCCCGCTCGTCGTTTTTCTCGACGAACGCGTGCAGACGCGGCTCGCGCGCGAAGGGGATCCCGAGAGCCCGCCGTGGCCGCTCCTTCAATGGGACCTGCTCGGCGAAACCAACGGCGGCGACGAGTTTTTCGAACATGCGGCGCTCCTCACGCCCGAGAGCAAGCCCGAGCCGCTCGTGGTCGCGACGTACCTGCATTGCCTGGAGTGTGGTTTCGTGGGCCGTCATTTCGACGAGCCCCAGGAGATCCGCGCCTGGAAGGAGAAGCTCGCGCGGTGCCTGCCGCGGAGCGAGGCGCCGGCCAAGACGGCCGCGGCCTCGACGGTCCGGGCCCGGCCCGCGCTGCGGTACGCCCTCCTTGCCCTGGGCGTCGCGGCAGGTTTTCACGCGGTTTTTGCCCTCGCCAGCCTTCTGTGGTGA
- a CDS encoding type VI secretion system protein IglI family protein, which yields MLDPNLVTHALSGPGMDATTAAVDDTLRLAQGGELRAAAERASLSIEDGATDARLIAAFLLGVFAERGPVALPDILATARFALEGGFRALRPFQRKARVADSAWTLLFRGIRASIDFHETKRDATWKTWAATIPRDLTSKTVAEAEALTKAITAVIESPQSVRELSALRARSESVFQRVPPPPPPPAELTPAEPELIEEQAVDEPEENAPSDPEPVFESEKLHPSAPPARTIEVSAALEQFIRKLEAFELLVSRGDMGKAAIVAQDVRRVVDRFDPRVYLPALLAPHFRLLSASIGDIAPHWEAEGGPAWQALEQLYQVDLDAFVGT from the coding sequence ATGCTCGATCCGAACCTCGTCACGCACGCCCTCTCCGGCCCCGGAATGGATGCGACCACCGCGGCCGTGGACGATACGTTGCGCCTCGCCCAGGGCGGCGAGCTCCGCGCCGCCGCCGAGCGTGCCTCGCTCTCCATCGAGGACGGCGCGACCGACGCCCGGCTCATCGCGGCCTTCTTGCTCGGGGTCTTCGCCGAGCGGGGCCCGGTGGCGTTGCCCGACATCCTCGCGACCGCGCGTTTCGCCCTCGAAGGAGGCTTCCGCGCGCTCCGGCCCTTCCAGCGCAAGGCACGCGTGGCCGATTCCGCCTGGACGCTTCTGTTCCGCGGGATTCGAGCGTCCATCGACTTCCACGAAACCAAGCGCGACGCGACGTGGAAGACCTGGGCTGCGACGATCCCGCGCGATTTGACGTCGAAGACCGTTGCCGAGGCCGAGGCGCTCACCAAGGCCATCACGGCCGTGATTGAATCCCCGCAATCCGTGCGTGAGCTCTCCGCGCTTCGCGCCCGCAGCGAGAGCGTCTTTCAGCGCGTGCCGCCGCCCCCGCCGCCCCCTGCGGAGCTCACGCCCGCGGAGCCAGAGCTGATCGAGGAGCAAGCCGTGGACGAGCCCGAGGAGAACGCGCCCTCCGATCCCGAGCCAGTGTTCGAGTCGGAAAAACTCCATCCCAGCGCGCCGCCCGCCCGTACGATCGAGGTCTCGGCCGCGCTCGAGCAGTTCATCCGCAAACTCGAAGCCTTCGAGCTCCTCGTGAGCCGCGGCGACATGGGCAAGGCCGCGATCGTGGCCCAGGACGTGCGCCGCGTCGTCGATCGATTCGATCCGCGCGTGTACCTACCCGCCCTGCTCGCTCCTCATTTCCGCCTTCTTTCGGCGAGCATCGGCGACATCGCGCCCCACTGGGAGGCCGAGGGTGGCCCGGCGTGGCAGGCGCTCGAGCAGCTTTATCAGGTCGACCTCGATGCGTTCGTCGGGACCTGA
- a CDS encoding transposase — protein MGAPLAPEKRLAVLAALCDGNSIRATERMTGVHRDTIMRLGLAWGEGAQNLHNRVARGLSCSLIQVDEVWSFVQKKQARVTEEDGPDVGEAYTFTALDASSRFVIGWYVGKRNEESARAFMNDVRARLVVMPAMTSDGFAPYVNAIGSAFGPGIDYAMTVKNYGNKRGRRDDDHRYEPPRDPFITKKTIFGAPNLEAASTAYIERQNGTMRHHVGRMRRLCQAFSKRLPSHRAAVALGYVHYNFCHVVKTLRVTPAMQLGIADSVWSLAELDAVLMTSGPCETPANQPLAPRVPETTARELPNGRGFLRVVSGGKSAPSEPTPAAPPSVPVAAPVAASAVPVSDENGQLDLFAWKPRHLPSIQLGLFD, from the coding sequence ATGGGAGCGCCTCTTGCGCCCGAGAAGCGGCTTGCCGTTCTCGCGGCCCTTTGCGACGGTAACAGCATCCGCGCGACCGAGCGGATGACGGGCGTCCACCGCGACACGATCATGCGGCTTGGCCTCGCCTGGGGCGAGGGCGCGCAGAACCTCCACAACCGCGTCGCCCGTGGCCTCTCGTGCTCCCTGATCCAGGTGGATGAGGTGTGGAGCTTCGTTCAGAAGAAGCAGGCGCGCGTGACCGAGGAGGACGGGCCCGACGTCGGCGAGGCGTACACGTTCACGGCCTTGGACGCGTCGAGCCGGTTCGTCATCGGCTGGTACGTGGGGAAGCGGAACGAGGAGAGCGCACGGGCCTTCATGAACGATGTCCGCGCGCGGCTGGTCGTGATGCCCGCCATGACCTCGGACGGCTTCGCGCCCTACGTGAACGCGATCGGATCTGCGTTTGGCCCTGGCATCGATTACGCCATGACGGTGAAGAACTACGGCAACAAGCGCGGGCGGCGCGACGACGACCACCGCTACGAGCCGCCGCGCGACCCGTTCATCACGAAGAAGACGATCTTCGGCGCGCCGAACCTAGAGGCGGCGAGCACGGCCTACATCGAGCGGCAGAACGGGACGATGCGGCATCACGTCGGGCGCATGCGTCGGCTCTGCCAGGCGTTCAGCAAGCGCCTTCCGAGTCACCGTGCCGCCGTCGCCCTGGGGTACGTGCACTACAACTTCTGCCACGTCGTGAAGACGCTCCGCGTGACGCCCGCGATGCAGCTCGGGATCGCTGATTCGGTGTGGAGCTTGGCAGAGCTTGACGCCGTGCTGATGACGTCCGGGCCGTGCGAGACGCCCGCGAACCAACCCCTTGCGCCGCGCGTCCCCGAGACGACGGCGCGCGAGCTTCCCAACGGGCGCGGCTTCCTCCGCGTCGTGAGCGGGGGCAAGAGCGCGCCGTCAGAGCCTACGCCCGCGGCTCCCCCGTCCGTGCCCGTTGCTGCGCCCGTAGCGGCTTCCGCGGTCCCCGTCTCCGACGAGAACGGGCAGCTTGACCTGTTCGCGTGGAAGCCGCGCCATCTCCCGTCGATTCAACTCGGTCTATTCGATTAG
- a CDS encoding type VI secretion system contractile sheath small subunit: MSKYIQDQIFKSRLTITYRTNITGTPQQEKLPYRVLVLGEFEGGSKRAAGLLPALSERNVRSIKRGTTVDDHLTEIVPTWHLPKALSHLKSSLPGTVTLDRIVCTVPSGAIARKEAGKYPITGKAHFESTPEQNGLSRVDGEIIVSGTLDVKSIDDAGNLEVQGATITFSGEVAGDTIDPSTRKKVGLVTGLLRNRVVALDAASAPKAEAQDSDDDDVSKGRVYVLPLTTPLKVSAERTVPFASMKDFTPDAVASSIPELQRLRVIKLMMLELQSMLRNRPELRAQMKRALASPDGLKELQKWAKDNYKVLEI, translated from the coding sequence TTGAGCAAGTATATCCAGGACCAGATTTTCAAGTCCAGGCTCACCATCACTTACCGGACCAACATCACCGGCACGCCGCAGCAAGAGAAGCTGCCCTACCGGGTTCTGGTCCTGGGTGAGTTCGAGGGCGGCTCCAAGCGCGCCGCGGGGCTCTTGCCCGCCCTCTCCGAGCGGAACGTTCGCTCGATCAAGCGCGGGACCACGGTGGACGATCACCTCACCGAGATCGTCCCCACCTGGCATTTGCCGAAGGCGCTCTCGCACCTCAAATCGAGCCTGCCCGGCACCGTGACCCTCGACCGGATCGTCTGCACGGTCCCGAGCGGCGCCATCGCCCGCAAGGAAGCCGGCAAGTATCCGATCACCGGCAAGGCGCATTTCGAGAGCACGCCGGAGCAGAACGGTCTGAGCCGCGTCGACGGCGAGATCATCGTGAGCGGCACGCTCGACGTGAAATCGATCGACGACGCAGGAAACCTCGAGGTCCAGGGCGCGACGATCACGTTCTCCGGCGAGGTCGCCGGCGATACGATCGATCCGTCGACCCGCAAGAAGGTCGGCCTCGTGACGGGCCTTTTGCGCAATCGCGTGGTCGCGCTGGACGCGGCGAGCGCGCCGAAGGCCGAGGCCCAGGACAGCGACGACGACGACGTGTCGAAGGGCAGGGTGTACGTCCTGCCTCTCACCACGCCGCTCAAGGTCAGCGCGGAGCGCACGGTGCCCTTCGCGTCGATGAAGGATTTCACGCCGGACGCCGTGGCCAGCAGCATCCCCGAGCTCCAGCGGCTCCGCGTCATCAAGCTGATGATGCTCGAGCTCCAGTCCATGCTGCGCAACCGCCCCGAGCTTCGCGCCCAGATGAAGCGCGCGCTCGCCTCGCCCGACGGGCTCAAGGAGCTCCAGAAGTGGGCGAAAGACAATTACAAGGTGCTCGAGATCTGA
- the tssC gene encoding type VI secretion system contractile sheath large subunit — MPATNTTPKTADELKADLLGAFGETAGDLKEGDALKLLISEVKPPAQPSDGTGGALSLADDSGAMAPLKFDDRNVNINDGARFMNDLAALLVNCSDDLTLSRGDDLGPLHAFASYSNVVEAIALVAQKVDEKLGKHLDDVFHDDDFQAIEAVWRGLHHLASGVESEDVIIDFLDGSKAEIGADVIDHDTDIFGGSLFNKIYIQEYDRYGGKPFATMIGLYEFDSSDEDIDWLRAMGRVANASHCPFVASVAPTFFSPCKSMQEVAEIGDLDAVLAHPHFGRYNELRDTDYAAYIGLVLPRYLLRRPFGHASKLEAGNLVGYQETVQPGRTDDASHFLWGNAAILFAKNMVRSFEGSGWAQHIRGPRGGGIVEGLTVYTYEKNGYEQQQPPVEIAIPDYRELQFASNGFIPLVHKKNEAVATFFSAQSLKKPRTFVEDLNTKNAHLVTNLAYSFSITRIAHFVKRMMREYIGSTADGPYIQQVLANWLGGYVTTVVNPDDLTLRFYPFKAVSVTVEDKPGAFGWYKSIISVLPHAQFEGMDVELRLEAALGGP, encoded by the coding sequence ATGCCTGCCACCAATACAACTCCCAAAACCGCCGACGAACTCAAAGCGGATCTTCTCGGGGCGTTCGGCGAGACCGCGGGCGACCTCAAAGAAGGTGACGCGCTCAAGCTCCTCATCAGCGAAGTCAAGCCGCCGGCGCAGCCGAGCGACGGAACGGGCGGCGCGCTCTCCCTCGCCGACGACTCCGGCGCGATGGCCCCGCTCAAGTTCGACGACCGCAACGTCAACATCAACGACGGCGCGCGGTTCATGAACGACCTCGCGGCGCTGCTCGTCAATTGCAGCGACGACCTCACGCTCTCGCGCGGCGACGATCTCGGACCGCTGCACGCCTTCGCGAGTTATTCGAACGTCGTGGAGGCGATCGCGCTCGTCGCGCAGAAGGTCGACGAGAAGCTCGGCAAGCACCTCGACGACGTCTTCCACGACGACGATTTCCAGGCCATCGAAGCGGTCTGGCGCGGGCTCCACCACCTCGCGTCGGGCGTCGAGAGCGAGGACGTCATCATCGATTTCCTCGACGGCAGCAAGGCCGAGATCGGCGCCGACGTCATCGATCACGACACCGACATCTTCGGTGGCAGCCTCTTCAACAAGATCTACATCCAGGAGTACGATCGGTACGGCGGCAAGCCCTTCGCCACGATGATCGGCCTCTACGAGTTCGACTCGTCGGACGAGGACATCGACTGGCTGCGCGCCATGGGCCGCGTCGCGAACGCCTCGCATTGCCCGTTCGTCGCCTCGGTCGCGCCCACGTTCTTCTCGCCCTGCAAGTCGATGCAGGAGGTCGCGGAGATCGGCGACCTCGACGCGGTGCTCGCGCACCCGCATTTCGGCAGGTACAACGAGCTGCGCGACACCGATTACGCCGCGTACATCGGGCTCGTCCTGCCGCGGTACCTCCTGCGCCGTCCGTTCGGCCATGCATCCAAGCTCGAAGCGGGCAACCTCGTCGGCTACCAGGAGACGGTCCAGCCGGGCCGCACGGACGACGCCAGCCATTTCCTCTGGGGCAATGCGGCCATTCTCTTCGCGAAGAACATGGTCCGCTCCTTCGAGGGATCGGGCTGGGCCCAGCACATCCGCGGGCCGCGCGGCGGCGGCATCGTCGAGGGGCTCACGGTCTACACGTACGAGAAGAACGGCTACGAACAACAGCAGCCGCCCGTGGAGATCGCGATCCCCGATTACCGCGAGCTGCAGTTCGCTTCGAACGGCTTCATTCCGCTCGTGCACAAGAAGAACGAGGCCGTGGCCACGTTCTTCAGCGCGCAGTCGCTCAAGAAGCCGCGCACGTTCGTCGAGGATCTCAACACGAAGAACGCGCACCTCGTGACGAACCTCGCGTACTCGTTCTCGATCACGCGCATCGCGCATTTCGTCAAGCGCATGATGCGCGAGTACATCGGCAGCACGGCCGACGGCCCGTACATCCAGCAGGTGCTGGCGAACTGGCTCGGCGGGTACGTCACGACGGTCGTCAATCCCGACGATCTCACCTTGCGGTTCTATCCGTTCAAGGCCGTGAGCGTGACCGTGGAGGACAAGCCGGGGGCGTTCGGCTGGTACAAGTCGATCATCTCGGTCCTGCCCCACGCGCAATTCGAAGGAATGGACGTCGAGCTCCGGCTCGAAGCGGCCCTGGGCGGCCCCTGA
- a CDS encoding GPW/gp25 family protein, giving the protein MSFFGKLRGDHEPRLESIARNLEVSLNAKGGYASAVEVYGLGRYDGHFATKPLLDELCAEMLGVVRAYEPRLREPKLTLVGRDKGLWVRFTLAGLVGGQPVTYHVFLHSVFRNVSVRRG; this is encoded by the coding sequence TTGTCGTTCTTCGGCAAGCTCAGGGGCGATCACGAGCCCCGTCTGGAGAGCATCGCGCGCAATCTCGAGGTGTCGCTCAACGCGAAGGGCGGGTATGCCTCGGCGGTCGAGGTGTACGGGCTCGGCCGGTACGATGGCCATTTCGCGACGAAGCCTTTGCTCGACGAGCTCTGCGCCGAGATGCTCGGGGTCGTGCGGGCCTACGAGCCGCGGCTGCGCGAACCGAAGCTCACCCTCGTCGGCCGCGACAAGGGCCTCTGGGTGCGGTTCACGCTTGCGGGGCTCGTGGGCGGACAGCCGGTGACGTATCACGTGTTCTTGCACAGCGTCTTCCGGAACGTCTCCGTGCGTCGCGGGTAG